The following are encoded in a window of Gossypium raimondii isolate GPD5lz chromosome 13, ASM2569854v1, whole genome shotgun sequence genomic DNA:
- the LOC105783104 gene encoding polygalacturonase At1g48100 isoform X1: MAKLTMPFHQVLLLLFFIFSCLFFVTIQSRHHYGHSEQEQFHIVSHVSHPPSLAPEPAVAGPSYSVFNVLDFGAVGDGVTDDTQAFKLAWDMACQIKSAVLLVPDGYSFMLQSTIFSGPCKTVGLVFRIDGTIMPPDGPDSWPRNISKRQWLVFYRINGMSMQGAGLVDGKGENWWNLPCKPHKGVNGTTMPGPCDSPVVSTTETYTLSGPSFFEKQILSGFLNIYHWVFLMQAIRFFMSSKLTIKGLKIKNSPQFHFRFDACHGVRVESLTIKAPAQSPNTDGIHIENTNNVQIYNSIISNGDDCISIGAGCYDVDINNITCGPSHGISIGSLGINKSRACVSNISVSDSVIQHSNNGIRIKTWQGGSGCVSKVEFSNIHMEAVRNPIIIDQYYCLTKNCSNQTSAVVINDISYSNIKGSFDVRSPPMSFACSDSIPCTNLKLTQVELLPAAKGRTVANPFCWNAYGTVLKQTIPPVYCLMEETNATIDNTLLCG, from the exons ATGGCTAAGCTTACCATGCCCTTTCATCAAGTTCTTCTATTgcttttctttatcttttcatGCCTGTTCTTCGTTACCATTCAAAGCAGACATCATTATGGCCACTCAGAACAGGAGCAATTCCACATTGTGTCTCATGTTTCTCATCCTCCTTCACTTGCACCAGAACCTGCCGTTGCTGGTCCAAGTTATAGTGTCTTCAATGTACTTGATTTTGGTGCTGTTGGGGATGGAGTCACTGATGATACTCAAGCATTTAAGTTGGCTTGGGACATGGCATGCCAAATTAAATCAGCTGTTCTTCTAGTTCCTGATGGCTATTCCTTTATGTTACAATCTACAATCTTTTCAGGACCTTGTAAGACTGTTGGCCTTGTGTTTCGG ATTGATGGAACTATAATGCCACCTGATGGACCTGATTCTTGGCCAAGAAATATCAGCAAACGACAATGGCTAGTCTTCTATAGAATCAACGGGATGTCAATGCAAGGTGCTGGCCTTGTAGATGGCAAGGGAGAGAATTGGTGGAATCTTCCCTGCAAGCCTCACAAA GGAGTTAATGGGACAACAATGCCTGGCCCCTGTGATAGCCCTGTAGTAAGTACAACTGAGACTTACACTTTAAGTGGCCCTTCCTTTTTCGAAAAGCAAATTCTTTCTGGTTTTTTGAACATTTATCACTGGGTTTTCTTAATGCAGGCTATAAGGTTTTTCATGAGCTCTAAATTGACAATTAAAGGACTTAAAATCAAGAACAGTCCACAGTTCCATTTCCGGTTTGATGCCTGCCATGGCGTTCGTGTAGAATCACTAACCATCAAAGCACCAGCCCAAAGTCCCAACACAGATGGAATTCACATTGAGAACACAAATAATGTGCAGATTTATAATTCCATCATATCCAACG GTGATGATTGTATATCAATTGGAGCTGGTTGCTATGATGTTGATATAAACAACATAACTTGTGGTCCAAGTCATGGAATAAG CATTGGTAGTCTCGGCATCAATAAATCACGTGCCTGCGTTTCGAACATCAGCGTTTCGGATTCGGTCATACAACATTCCAATAACGGCATTCGAATTAAAACCTGGCAAGGTGGCTCGGGTTGCGTGTCAAAAGTTGAATTCAGTAACATCCATATGGAAGCTGTTCGGAATCCGATTATCATAGATCAATACTACTGCCTCACCAAAAACTGCAGCAACCAAACGAGTGCAGTTGTGATTAATGACATTTCCTACAGTAATATTAAGGGTTCATTTGATGTTAGAAGTCCACCAATGAGTTTTGCTTGTAGTGACTCAATTCCATGCACAAACCTTAAACTGACACAAGTAGAGCTGCTACCTGCTGCCAAAGGTCGCACTGTGGCAAATCCCTTTTGCTGGAATGCTTATGGAACTGTCCTCAAACAAACTATTCCACCAGTTTATTGCTTGATGGAGGAAACTAATGCCACAATTGATAACACACTATTATGTGGATAG
- the LOC105783105 gene encoding uncharacterized protein LOC105783105, with protein sequence MGSEGPAAVTIHVTGFKKFHGVSENPTETIVSNLKEYTEKKGLPKGVILGSCSVLETAGQGALPQLYQALQSALTGKDSESSCSGRIIWLHFGVNSGASRFAVERQAANEATFRCPDEMGWKPQKVPIIPADGGISRVRETSLPVEEITKALAKKGFEVMTSDDAGRFVCNYVYYHSLRFAEQNGIKSLFVHVPLFLTIDEETQMKFAASLLEVLASLCQ encoded by the exons ATGGGGTCCGAAGGGCCAGCAGCAGTAACTATCCATGTGACTGGTTTTAAGAAATTCCATGGAGTTTCAGAGAATCCAACTGAAACAATTGTCAGTAATTTAAAAGAGTATACAGAAAAGAAAGGTTTGCCAAAAGGTGTTATTCTTGGCAGCTGTAGTGTTCTTGAGACTGCAGGTCAGGGAGCACTCCCTCAACTATACCAGGCATTGCAATCTGCCTTAACCGGCAAGGATTCTGAATCTTCTTGTTCTGGGAGAATTATTTGG CTACATTTTGGAGTCAATAGTGGTGCAAGTAGATTTGCTGTTGAGCGTCAAGCTGCGAATGAAGCTACTTTCCGTTGCCCTGATGAGATGGGATGGAAACCTCAG AAAGTACCCATTATTCCTGCAGATGGTGGAATTTCACGTGTAAGAGAG ACTTCTCTTCCTGTTGAGGAGATTACAAAGGCCTTAGCAAAGAAGGGATTTGAGGTGATGACCTCCGATGATGCAGGACGGTTTGTGTGCAATTATGTTTACTACCACTCCCTTCGCTTTGCCGAACAGAATGGGATCAAATCTCTCTTTGTCCATGTCCCTCTCTTCTTGACCATAGATGAGGAGACCCAAATGAAATTTGCCGCTTCCTTGTTGGAGGTACTTGCTTCTCTATGTCAGTAA
- the LOC105783104 gene encoding polygalacturonase At1g48100 isoform X2 gives MAKLTMPFHQVLLLLFFIFSCLFFVTIQSRHHYGHSEQEQFHIVSHVSHPPSLAPEPAVAGPSYSVFNVLDFGAVGDGVTDDTQAFKLAWDMACQIKSAVLLVPDGYSFMLQSTIFSGPCKTVGLVFRIDGTIMPPDGPDSWPRNISKRQWLVFYRINGMSMQGAGLVDGKGENWWNLPCKPHKGVNGTTMPGPCDSPVAIRFFMSSKLTIKGLKIKNSPQFHFRFDACHGVRVESLTIKAPAQSPNTDGIHIENTNNVQIYNSIISNGDDCISIGAGCYDVDINNITCGPSHGISIGSLGINKSRACVSNISVSDSVIQHSNNGIRIKTWQGGSGCVSKVEFSNIHMEAVRNPIIIDQYYCLTKNCSNQTSAVVINDISYSNIKGSFDVRSPPMSFACSDSIPCTNLKLTQVELLPAAKGRTVANPFCWNAYGTVLKQTIPPVYCLMEETNATIDNTLLCG, from the exons ATGGCTAAGCTTACCATGCCCTTTCATCAAGTTCTTCTATTgcttttctttatcttttcatGCCTGTTCTTCGTTACCATTCAAAGCAGACATCATTATGGCCACTCAGAACAGGAGCAATTCCACATTGTGTCTCATGTTTCTCATCCTCCTTCACTTGCACCAGAACCTGCCGTTGCTGGTCCAAGTTATAGTGTCTTCAATGTACTTGATTTTGGTGCTGTTGGGGATGGAGTCACTGATGATACTCAAGCATTTAAGTTGGCTTGGGACATGGCATGCCAAATTAAATCAGCTGTTCTTCTAGTTCCTGATGGCTATTCCTTTATGTTACAATCTACAATCTTTTCAGGACCTTGTAAGACTGTTGGCCTTGTGTTTCGG ATTGATGGAACTATAATGCCACCTGATGGACCTGATTCTTGGCCAAGAAATATCAGCAAACGACAATGGCTAGTCTTCTATAGAATCAACGGGATGTCAATGCAAGGTGCTGGCCTTGTAGATGGCAAGGGAGAGAATTGGTGGAATCTTCCCTGCAAGCCTCACAAA GGAGTTAATGGGACAACAATGCCTGGCCCCTGTGATAGCCCTGTA GCTATAAGGTTTTTCATGAGCTCTAAATTGACAATTAAAGGACTTAAAATCAAGAACAGTCCACAGTTCCATTTCCGGTTTGATGCCTGCCATGGCGTTCGTGTAGAATCACTAACCATCAAAGCACCAGCCCAAAGTCCCAACACAGATGGAATTCACATTGAGAACACAAATAATGTGCAGATTTATAATTCCATCATATCCAACG GTGATGATTGTATATCAATTGGAGCTGGTTGCTATGATGTTGATATAAACAACATAACTTGTGGTCCAAGTCATGGAATAAG CATTGGTAGTCTCGGCATCAATAAATCACGTGCCTGCGTTTCGAACATCAGCGTTTCGGATTCGGTCATACAACATTCCAATAACGGCATTCGAATTAAAACCTGGCAAGGTGGCTCGGGTTGCGTGTCAAAAGTTGAATTCAGTAACATCCATATGGAAGCTGTTCGGAATCCGATTATCATAGATCAATACTACTGCCTCACCAAAAACTGCAGCAACCAAACGAGTGCAGTTGTGATTAATGACATTTCCTACAGTAATATTAAGGGTTCATTTGATGTTAGAAGTCCACCAATGAGTTTTGCTTGTAGTGACTCAATTCCATGCACAAACCTTAAACTGACACAAGTAGAGCTGCTACCTGCTGCCAAAGGTCGCACTGTGGCAAATCCCTTTTGCTGGAATGCTTATGGAACTGTCCTCAAACAAACTATTCCACCAGTTTATTGCTTGATGGAGGAAACTAATGCCACAATTGATAACACACTATTATGTGGATAG